In Denitratisoma sp. DHT3, one DNA window encodes the following:
- a CDS encoding sialidase family protein: MASSPDREALWRRTLAKPSLAIAAAFDDQGRLWTVSYREQHLYARYSDDLGATQSTPVRINPEPEAVLGDGENRPKLVVRGERLFVSYTRGLDKPTTGDIRFSRSLDGGKTFSVPITVNDNREVISHRFDDLVVDTRGQVSLAWLDKRDLEAARRAGKPYAGAAVYVARSTDGGKSFLPNRKLADHSCECCRVALAADRDGMPVAFWRHVFAGGIRDFALARFDAPLRRATDDGWRIDGCPHHGGALAIDDRGARHLVWFTGAAGKAGLYYRRIDGDGESASPRAPLAFGNLDAQPGHPTVLVHGDSVFLAWQEFDGRQTRIQLMASADRGQHWTAPVSRAATAGAADYPLLLEGRGKAWLAWNTADEGLRLFEL, from the coding sequence GTGGCGTCTTCTCCCGACCGGGAGGCGCTCTGGCGCAGGACCCTGGCCAAACCTTCCCTGGCCATCGCCGCGGCCTTCGACGATCAGGGACGGCTGTGGACCGTGTCGTACCGGGAGCAGCATCTCTACGCCCGTTACTCGGACGACCTGGGCGCCACCCAGAGCACGCCGGTGCGGATCAACCCCGAGCCCGAGGCCGTGCTTGGCGACGGGGAAAACCGCCCCAAGCTGGTGGTGCGTGGCGAACGTCTGTTCGTTTCCTATACCCGAGGTCTGGACAAACCCACGACAGGAGACATTCGCTTCAGCCGTTCCCTGGATGGCGGGAAAACCTTTTCGGTGCCGATAACGGTAAATGACAATCGGGAGGTGATCAGCCATCGTTTCGATGATCTGGTGGTCGACACCCGGGGCCAGGTGTCCCTGGCCTGGCTGGACAAGCGCGACCTCGAGGCCGCCCGCCGCGCCGGCAAGCCCTATGCGGGTGCGGCGGTGTATGTCGCCCGCTCCACCGACGGCGGCAAGAGCTTCCTGCCCAACCGCAAGCTTGCCGACCACTCCTGCGAGTGCTGCCGGGTGGCACTCGCCGCCGACCGCGACGGCATGCCGGTGGCCTTCTGGCGGCACGTGTTCGCCGGCGGCATCCGCGATTTCGCCCTCGCCCGCTTCGACGCGCCGTTGCGGCGCGCCACCGACGACGGCTGGCGCATCGACGGCTGCCCGCATCATGGCGGCGCGCTGGCGATCGACGACCGCGGCGCCCGGCATCTCGTCTGGTTCACCGGCGCCGCCGGCAAGGCCGGCCTCTACTACCGGCGTATCGACGGGGATGGCGAATCGGCGTCGCCGCGCGCCCCGCTCGCCTTCGGCAACCTGGACGCCCAGCCCGGGCATCCGACCGTGCTGGTCCATGGCGACAGCGTGTTCCTCGCCTGGCAGGAATTCGACGGCCGGCAGACCCGCATCCAGCTCATGGCCTCCGCGGACCGCGGCCAGCACTGGACCGCCCCGGTCTCCCGCGCCGCCACGGCCGGCGCCGCCGACTACCCCTTGCTGCTGGAGGGCCGGGGCAAGGCCTGGCTGGCCTGGAACACGGCGGACGAGGGTCTGCGTCTGTTCGAACTGTAG